The Xiphophorus couchianus chromosome 3, X_couchianus-1.0, whole genome shotgun sequence genome segment ttCATGAAAAAAAGTACCAGAATTTGATATGATATCTTAATGTTTATACGCCAAAATAATATTCCCAgcattattatcatcatcaagCCTAATGTATTACTTTTAAACGTTCAAGAAACCCAAGAAAAGCCAGTTATTATTCTATCAAGAACTGAAAACTACTGCATTATCAGTAACCATAAAGTAAACTCATAAGACTATGATGCAAACATTGATTTTTCTGTATCCTGCAGCCATGATAGagcaaatggaaaacaaacatcagatttCCCTGAGAAACCAAACACACCCGGTGTCACCAGCAGAGAGTTTTGGTCACTCAGTCAGTTGTTTTGAACAGAAAACTGTTGTGAAGAAAACttgacattttattactttcagagccctcctcttcctggtctcaaacaaacattaaagcTGGGTGGAACCAGCAGCTGCTGAAGGACGAAGCTCATTGGCTGTAGCCTCTCTGCCCTGACATGTGATTGGTGGATCAGAGCTCAAGCTTTATTCTCTTCTTAGGAAATGAAACTAACAGTCAGTGTGACTGAGAGGAGAAATGGAGCAGCTGGACCGAGAAACCTTCTCCTGTTCCATCTGTCTGGATCTACTGAAGGATCCGGTGGCTATTCCCTGTGGACACAGCTACTGTATGAACTGTATTACAAACTTCTGGGAtgaaggtgagaaaaacaaaaactaccaCTGTCCTCAGTGCAGGAAAACCTTCACACAGAGGCCtgacctgcagaaaaacaccatGTTAGCAGCTTTagtggagcagctgaagaagactGAACTCCAAGCTGCTCCTGCTGATCTCCACTATGCTGGACCTGAAGATGTGGCCTGTGATTCCTgcactggaagaaaactgaaagccatCAAGTCCTGTTTATTCTGTCTGGCCTCTTTCTGTGAGAAACACCTCCAGCCTCATCATGATGTGGCtccatttaacaaacacaagCTGGTGGAGCCCTCCAAGAACCTCCAGGAGAACATCTGCTCTTGTCAtgatgaggtgatgaagatgttCTGCCGCACTGATCAGAAGTGTATCTGTTATCTCTGCTCTGTGGATGAACATAAAGGCCATgacacagctgcagcagaaaggactgagaggcagagagagctggaggagagacgAGGAGAAATCCAGCAAATGATCCAGGACCAGGAGAAAaatgtgaagctgcttcaacaggaggtggaggccatcaATCACTCTGCTGAGaaaacagtggaggacagtgagaagatcttcactgagctgatccgtctcctccagaaaagaagctctgaggtgaagcagcagatcaaatcccagcaggaaactgaagtgagtcgagtcaaagaccttcaggagaagctggagcaggagatcactgagctgaagaggaaagacgctgagctggagcagctctcacacacagaggatcacaaccagtttctcctcaactacccctcactgccagcactcagtgagtctacacactcatccaggatcaacatccgtcctctgagacactttgaggacgtGACAGCAGCTGTTTCAGAGCTCACAGAGAAACTACAGGACATCCTGAGATACTCATGGACAAACATCTCAGTGACAATCACTGATGTGGATGTTCtactgtcagaaccagaaccaaagagcaGAGCTGGATTCTTAAGATATTCATGTGAAATCACACTGGATCCAAatacagcacacacacagctgttaCTATCAGAGGGAAACAGGAAGGTGACAACAATGAATCAGGATCAGTCTTATTTTAGTCACCCAGACAGATTTACTTATTGGTTTCAGGTTCTGAGTAGAGAGAGTCTGACTGGATgttgttactgggaggtggagtggAGAGGGAAACAAGTTTATATAGCAGTGGCATACAAGAACTTCAGCAGAGTAGGAAATGGGAATGAATGTGGATTTGGACGTAATGACAAATCTTGGGCCTTAGAGTGTTACCAAAACAGTATTAAATTTGGTCACAACAATATCTGGACCTCCATCTCAGGTCCTGGTTCCTCCAGAATAGGAGTGTATCTGAATCA includes the following:
- the LOC114138503 gene encoding tripartite motif-containing protein 16-like: MEQLDRETFSCSICLDLLKDPVAIPCGHSYCMNCITNFWDEGEKNKNYHCPQCRKTFTQRPDLQKNTMLAALVEQLKKTELQAAPADLHYAGPEDVACDSCTGRKLKAIKSCLFCLASFCEKHLQPHHDVAPFNKHKLVEPSKNLQENICSCHDEVMKMFCRTDQKCICYLCSVDEHKGHDTAAAERTERQRELEERRGEIQQMIQDQEKNVKLLQQEVEAINHSAEKTVEDSEKIFTELIRLLQKRSSEVKQQIKSQQETEVSRVKDLQEKLEQEITELKRKDAELEQLSHTEDHNQFLLNYPSLPALSESTHSSRINIRPLRHFEDVTAAVSELTEKLQDILRYSWTNISVTITDVDVLLSEPEPKSRAGFLRYSCEITLDPNTAHTQLLLSEGNRKVTTMNQDQSYFSHPDRFTYWFQVLSRESLTGCCYWEVEWRGKQVYIAVAYKNFSRVGNGNECGFGRNDKSWALECYQNSIKFGHNNIWTSISGPGSSRIGVYLNHRAGILSFYSVSETMTLLHRVQTRFTQPLLAGVTFCYFGNSAEFFKPK